The following coding sequences are from one Delphinus delphis chromosome 19, mDelDel1.2, whole genome shotgun sequence window:
- the TOB1 gene encoding protein Tob1, which produces MQLEIQVALNFIISYLYNKLPRRRVNIFGEELERLLKKKYEGHWYPEKPYKGSGFRCIHVGEKVDPVIEQASKESGLDIDDVRGNLPQDLSVWIDPFEVSYQIGEKGPVKVLYVDDNNENGCELDKEIKNSFNPEAQVFMPISDPASSVSSSPSPPFGHSAAVSPTFMPRSTQPLTFTTATFAATKFGSTKMKNSGRSNKVARTSPINLGLNVNDLLKQKAISSSVHSLYGLGLGSQQKPRPQQQPSQPPPSPPPQQQQQQKTSALSPNAKEFIFPNMQGQGSSTSGMFPGDSPLNLSPLQYSNAFDVFAAYGGLNEKSFVDGLNFSLNNMQYSNQQFQPVMAN; this is translated from the coding sequence ATGCAGCTTGAAATCCAAGTAGcactaaattttattatttcatatctGTACAATAAGCTTCCCAGGAGACGTGTCAACATTTTTGGTGAAGAGCTCGAAAGACTTCTTAAGAAGAAATATGAAGGGCACTGGTATCCTGAAAAGCCATACAAAGGATCAGGGTTTAGATGTATACACGTAGGGGAGAAGGTGGACCCAGTGATTGAACAAGCATCCAAAGAGAGTGGTTTGGACATTGATGATGTTCGCGGCAATCTGCCGCAGGATCTTAGTGTTTGGATCGACCCATTTGAGGTTTCCTACCAAATTGGTGAAAAGGGACCAGTGAAGGTGCTTTACGTGgatgataataatgaaaatggaTGTGAGTTGGATAAGGAGATCAAAAACAGCTTTAACCCAGAGGCCCAGGTTTTTATGCCCATAAGTGACCCAGCCTCATCAGTGTCCAGCTCTCCATCTCCTCCCTTTGGTCACTCTGCTGCTGTAAGCCCTACCTTCATGCCCCGGTCCACTCAGCCTTTAACCTTTACCACTGCCACTTTTGCTGCCACCAAGTTCGGCTCTACCAAAATGAAGAACAGTGGCCGAAGCAACAAGGTTGCACGTACTTCTCCTATCAACCTCGGCTTGAATGTGAATGACCTCTTGAAGCAGAAAGCCATCTCTTCCTCAGTGCACTCTCTGTATGGGCTCGGCCTGGGTAGCCAGCAGAAGCCACGGCCACAGCAACAGCCATCCCAGCCACCGCCGTCACCACCAccgcagcagcagcaacagcagaaaACCTCCGCTCTTTCTCCTAACGCCaaggaatttatttttcctaatatgcaGGGTCAAGGTAGTAGTACCAGTGGAATGTTCCCAGGTGACAGCCCCCTTAACCTCAGTCCTCTCCAGTACAGTAATGCCTTTGATGTGTTTGCGGCCTACGGAGGCCTCAACGAGAAGTCTTTTGTAGATGGCTTGAATTTTAGCTTGAATAACATGCAGTATTCTAACCAGCAATTCCAGCCTGTTATGgctaactaa